A genomic window from Salvia miltiorrhiza cultivar Shanhuang (shh) chromosome 5, IMPLAD_Smil_shh, whole genome shotgun sequence includes:
- the LOC131025665 gene encoding uncharacterized protein LOC131025665 gives MASPGLLAGQDRPQTPKISSNFDPPNSGKAAVPLGYDKDTPTKVLPGRVSPARGEDTRTVTSGTHANPIQAAGNNTLNPVAKSYAEVSSVEEFQFALIGRILLRKGDKPRPYGDIKKELQELWNIQGPWNLIPMGKGYYTCKFSIADDKSRAKKQLLWELPTGSIRLREWAKVFDPYKEVSSLCHTWVHIYYLPVECWHPEVIIGISRHIGLPIKIDNASVEGQFGHFARILLEIDLALPLQESLLVNCDEGSFYVEFVYEQLPHYCTRCKITGHSIDKCKKAEQRDSKARNVNKENQQPQSKEKTAAVPSNNQENWKVKEAEVVTNDKEKDGNLSTDMNIVEHQNVFEALEGIVEDINEEEEGLEEECYIMDGTDAAVEDGKGVEDFEEERDIMGDTGAGKGKGP, from the exons ATGGCTTCTCCGGGCCTTCTCGCCGGTCAGGATCGACCTCAGACACCGAAAATCTCATCCAACTTTGATCCTCCAAACAGTGGTAAGGCTGCGGTTCCTTTGGGTTATGATAAAGATACACCAACTAAGGTTTTGCCTGGTAGGGTTTCGCCTGCTAGGGGTGAGGATACTCGGACTGTCACGTCGGGAACGCACGCAAATCCTATTCAGGCTGCAGGGAACAACACTTTGAATCCGGTTGCAAAATCCTACGCGGAAGTTTCTTCA GTGGAAGAATTTCAATTTGCGTTAATCGGACGCATTCTCTTGAGGAAGGGAGACAAGCCACGACCTTATGGGGACATTAAGAAGGAACTTCAGGAACTATGGAACATTCAAGGCCCCTGGAATCTGATTCCTATGGGCAAGGGATATTATACGTGCAAGTTCTCCATAGCCGATGATAAAAGTAGGGCAAAGAAACAATTGCTTTGGGAACTTCCAACAGGATCGATCAGACTTCGCGAGTGGGCGAAGGTTTTTGACCCTTACAAGGAGGTGTCTTCTCTTTGTCACACGTGGGTGCATATTTATTATCTCCCTGTGGAATGTTGGCATCCAGAGGTGATTATCGGGATCAGTCGACACATTGGGCTACCTATCAAAATTGATAACGCCTCCGTGGAAGGACAATTTGGTCACTTTGCGAGGATTTTGCTTGAGATTGATCTTGCTCTGCCGCTTCAAGAATCATTACTTGTTAACTGTGATGAAGGATCGTTTTATGTTGAATTTGTTTACGAACAACTGCCCCATTATTGTACTCGGTGCAAGATAACAGGACACTCGATAGACAAGTGCAAAAAAGCGGAACAAAGAGACAGTAAAGCGAGGAATGTGAATAAAGAAAACCAACAGCCACAAAGCAAGGAGAAAACGGCAGCTGTTCCTTCAAACAACCAGGAGAATTGGAAAGTAAAGGAGGCTGAGGTGGTTACTAATGATAAGGAAAAGGACGGAAACTTATCGACGGACATGAACATTGTGGAGCACCAAAATGTTTTCGAGGCTCTTGAAGGGATTGTGGAGGATATTAATGAGGAAGAGGAGGGACTTGAAGAGGAATGTTACATCATGGATGGTACGGACGCTGCTGTGGAGGATGGAAAGGGTGTGGAGGATTTTGAGGAGGAACGGGACATTATGGGGGACACCGGAGCGGGGAAAGGAAAAGGCCCATAG